Genomic window (Arachis hypogaea cultivar Tifrunner chromosome 13, arahy.Tifrunner.gnm2.J5K5, whole genome shotgun sequence):
aatgagTTATATCTTAGTctattaaacatgaataaatttaattattttaaattttaaattttaaaattaaaattaattttttaatttattatttacgtTGTTCAAAAAAAAATGTCATTCTCATGTATTTTTTCATTTGATAATTGTAGTTAgtaataatattcatatatatgttggagaaaaagcattataattttttaaattaaataataataataataataataataataataataataataataataataataataataataataataataataataataataatagatttaATTACCTCTTTGCTGAATCTATCATTGGGTGCAACAAATCTATTTCCTTGGCTATTAATGGTAGGGTTAGCACTTCCTCCAATAGCATACATCTCCCAATGTGTATAGTCATTATTCACCACGTGGAAGTATCCAAGCCTACACCTACAAAGTAACATAAAAATTCCACCAATATTTTTTCAAACTTCATTTCAACTCATGCATAtgcaatataaatatatatggtcCCAtatggtaattaattaattaagagggATATTGACAAAGTTTAAAGGCACCCATATCCCCCCACTTTCATAAATTTCTATCATTTTCACttttccaacttttttttttccttctctcttcttttatttAGCTTTAGTGGATTTTATTGGGTGAGACTATAAATTGTAGTTAGAACTTAGAATTGCAAAAGGTGTTACTACTATATTTGGACAAAAACTCCAACACAAGTTAgacaaattcaatataaaataatatatatttattattattttaaattttaaataatatcttAAGTTTAAATCCTGTAAATGAagaaaataaacttttttatactatttttatatTCTAAAAAGTTACTTCGATTATGTTACGTGTATACAAAAATCAGCTACTAAAGTCagctactagtataaaatatatgttggaatAGAAATAcgtacacattgaaaataaattaaattacagatatatttatatacaaatacattggtgactgattttaatgactgattttggtgtacgAAATTACGAATAGCATTTTTGTAGTTAATTAacctaattcaaattatattattcaaATAAGCGAGCATTATTTTCCTCTCTAATAAGATATTTAATGTTAAtgttaaaatcttttaaaattaagtaATTACCTTGGCATTCTTTGAACAAGACCTTCACCAAAGTGGTTGAAAGCAATAGTGACTTGCATGTTCTTGTCTTGAGTATATTCATCACTATGACCTAACAACATAACCTTATCATGGTGTGTCATGTAATTGTTAGATATTGTGATTGCTGTGGACCCATGAATTGCATCAATCAACCCATCATTGCAATTGGACAATGAACAATGGTCCACCCAAATGTGGGCCCCACCGAAGATCGACACGCCATCGCCGTCCGATACGGTCCTCCACCCGTAGTGCCTAGGAGAGTCGCGCACCATAGCATTCCCCCCTTGCTTACAATCATGTATGTTAATTCCATGTATAATCACATTTGTCACATATTGTATAGTTATGCATGGACCATTAGCAATGTGTACACTAGCTCCTCTTCCATCAATTGTCTTGTAAGAATTCATAATTAGTTCTTCTTTCAGTCTGATTACCATATCCCTAGCGAATATGATCCATAATGGCTCGTCCTGAATCACTGCATGACGTAGGGTTCCGGGTTTAGGGTTTACTGGATCATCATCTTCAGAATCATCTACCACGTAAATCTTACCATCCCGACCGCCAATTGCGTTCTTTCCGAACCCAATTGCGCAGTCGGCTAGCTTCTGTCTGTTCTGTTCCCAATTAGGATCACACCTCCAACAATCATCAATGGGGTTGCCACTTCCACATGAAAGGTACCCTAAGTTTCTCCTATCACTAGCTAACAAGCTCCTCCTAGCAATGGAGGCATTGATTTGCCTGAAAAAGTTGAAAACAAAACTAAGCATCAATGTCATTTTCCAAAGTACATACACATTACTATATACCCACATGccataagagaaaaaaaatgcatcttttttgttgtttcttaattATTCAAACCATAATGTCATGtcaaaagagataaaataaaaataaaaataaaaataaaataaaattactttaaCTAAGTTTCACTCCTTTATTTGTACATTAACTACTTTTGACTTGTATATATAAAGTTATGTATTGCACATGTAATTAGAACTATACTACTATAGGTTAATCTCCATAATAATACAAATCTAAAAAGTACTCATTTAATTAAAAGGTTGAATTTTGAATGCAAGCTAGTAGCTATATCATCTAAGATATAAATTAATACTATAGGAAATTTTTCAAGTGTACTGGTATACCGATGTTTCAGTGATTTTTAACTGTTgatcttaattttaaaaagtatatataatatatataattaagatcaacggttaaaaattacTGAAACACCAGTGTACCGATATACTTGAAAACTTTCCAATACTATATATTGTAAGATCATTTTTAGAATTAATACTATTGATACACAAAttctatttttagtttaaaaatgacACTTAAAAGTgaataaagataataataataaacaatgtATGTGcatataatataaaatagtttaacACATATATGGAGAAGAATAAATTAAAGTAgatcattataatttatatataaatatatttagttatttacctaTTCACCTCTTGAACTACCAATTCAGGGTCTTGGAGAGGGGAAGAGGAAATGAAGGTAGGgatgagaaaagagaaaaccaAGAAAACCAAAGAGAATAGAATGCTTCTTGATATCAtcataataacaataatgtataTGTTGATGTTGGGtttgaagaaaataaagagaagtgAATGAAGAAGAAGTACTTAGTAGAAGGTGTATATATAAAGAGAATTTTAAACATGTGGGACCCACTTGCTCCCTGATTTATGCTCATTGGGGGATTCCTATTGGCTAGTTTTTGCCGTTAAGCAAGCCCTAAATCATGGTGcaacattttttttttccaaaaaggaaaaaaacaaaaaaaattaaacacagtcaaagatgaaaataaaagATGTAGTATGGGTTTGAAAAAAGAGGATGGTTAGTTGGTTACCTTGTTTTACTAcaaagtaaagtattattttaccttattataaaaatatttgattattcgACTAAATTATATTCAATTCTTTTATTAtgatatatttgattattttaacgATTGGCTATTTATTGAGAAAATATAAAACaacatgtataaatatataaagtaaattattgtttttttttttttactataacaAACTTAACAGCGAACAATTCTAATTGTAAAAGATGTAaattaactttatatatatatatataagattgtGTAAGTTTGACAAAAAATTCCAAATAGATATAATTGTAATTTTGGACAAATAATATTACCGATTTTTTTGTTCCGTCatcagcaataataataataataataataataataataataataataataataataataataatgaggcTTATGTTGTTGGTAATAAAAACGttgtcaaaaataaattaataaaattaagttaaaattgTTTACATTTATGTTGTCagtaaaaataaatagtattttttattatttttaaaattttatatttacaatCGATGCTACTTTTTATCCAACTTTTTTTGTACTTGTATCAAATTAATTCAATTTGTGAtaatttttaacttaatttaCCTATTTAATGGTTAAAATTGTCAGTATTTAAATAATATGTCatggttaaaaaaattaatttactcaaatatatataaatatataataattaatttagtaaattatattttatgttcacaatatatatatatatatatatatacacacactatTAGCACACATTTAAATCTTCTTAGAATAAAATTTACCTATCATTTAACCAAATTGATCTTGGAtccctttaaaaagtaaaattctATTAGTGTAGgttctattaattaattaaaccgAAGTAGTGATATATAGAGGCACGCCCACATGATTATACACAACTGCTTAGTTAGGGTAGTTAATTGGGTTTTACCTaccttattaataattaattaagatctTAAGATGGAGGattgattattttaatataatattagcaTGCGAGGGTCCTCGTGAGGGGTGGGTCCTGTAATGAAGACGTAGTttacaagaatattttttaaatccaacTGAATGGCACTTTTGATACttgaaaaaaattactaaaatattcaattttcatcattgtattttgtatacttatttatttacataatatattttagaaatattaaataataatattataatgctttgtgaatattttaatttaataaattttctgTCGAGGCAGGCATTACTTGCAATGTAACAAGGAAGTAATGGGcatctttatttattaatttaatcaaattaaattggTTAGTTAAGCAGTGAAAGTAATAAATTGTTCCTCCATCCATTTGATATAAATATTcgataaagtattattttggtttttaaaatttgagttaaattttaatttggtttttaatattttaaatattttattttagttttaaaaaatttgaaattttaatatttttttagtaaaatatttaaatttgacaTGAAAAATTAGCATATTTAAAAGTTAATATAACGTTTAATTTTAGTAGTAAGTAAATTGATTTACTAATTATTATCACAAAAAGACGAAGACACAGTGCTAGTAGAACAATCTTTACACTTTTTCAATTCACTATAAGTAACAACCAAGTAGAATATGAAGCTTTGCTAGTAAGATTAAAGCTCGCCAACATCCTTCAGATAGCTCGGTTCATAGTTTATCGCGACTCCCTCCTAGTCGTGCAACAAATTAATAGAAGCTTCCAGGCACGAGATCTTTTGCTTAAACAATACTGAGTTATAGCAAAAGATCTCATTTCAAAATTcgacaaatttaaaattattcatatgcATAGGGAACAAAACACTCGAGCTAATATTATCTAAATTAGCCACCACAAGAATAAGTACACACATCTCGACATTATCACAATTAACACTTGAAAAGCTTAGTATAGACTTAACATGCATATTAAGCATTACGCAGGCAAGCGATTGGAGAATTCCTTTTCTTAATTACATCAACAATGGAACTATTCCAATCCAAGAATCAAACCCCTGACTCTTCCGATAAAGAGCAAGTTTTTATATAAGCATTGGAAACAACTTATACAGACGAGACTTATCACAACCACTACTAAATTGCCTCAATAAAGAAGAGACCGAGATTGTCATAGCTGAAACACATGAAGGTGTGTGTGAAAATCATATAGGAGGACGAGCTCTAGCATCCAAAATACTTCGAACAGGATACTACTGACCGACAATGAAAAGAGATCATTGCATGCTTAAAGTACAAAGATGTGACAATTGACAGAAACATGCTACCATTGCAACAACACCAGACGAGCAGTTACATAGTATCGAGGTAAGCTAGCCGTTCTATAGGTGGAGACTAGACATCCTAGGACCATTCACAAAAGCGCCAGGCCAGGTAAAATTTCTTCTGGTTTCAATATATTACTTTTCAAAATTGATCGAAGCACAACCACTAGCACGCATAACTGCTGAAAAGGTAAGATCTTTCTTGTGAAAAACATCATATGTAGGTATGGTATACCGAGAGAAATAATTTCTGATAATGGTAGACAATTCACAAACTATATGCTTGCTTTATTCTTACAAAATTTCAACATTAAACATCATTTTAGCTCCGTGGAgcatccacaaacaaatggacAAGTAAAGGCAGCCAACCAAGTTATATTGCAGGCTATGAAAAAGAAGTTCAACAACGCAAATGGGGAGTGGACCGACCTTATCCCTAAAATCTTATGGAGCTACAACACAACTATTCAATCAGCTACGAGAGAAACCCCATTTTAGACTGGTTTACGGAGCCAAGGCAATGATACCTGTCGAGGTCGGCCACCCAAATTTAAGAACCGAGTTATATGATTATGATAGCAACACAATCAGAAGAGTAGCCGAGCTAGACCTCGTCGACGAAGACAGGAAAATAGCAGCTATCAAGCAGAGTGCAATGAAACAACTCATAGAAAAAAGACACGACAAAAAAGTAATCCCTCGAATCTTCCAAGTAAGAGACCTCGTCCTTCGGCGAACAGAAGAGGCACGAAGGCCTCCAGCACCCGGAAAGTTAGCTGCAAATTAAGAAGGTCCTTTCCGTGTTATAAAGGTTCTCGGATTGGGGGCTTACCTATTACAAACATTAAAAGGAGACCCTGTTTCAGGATTCTATAATATTTCCTCTTTAAAGTTGTATCAATCATGAAAGACCATGTTATCAACGAATGAAGGTACTTGTTTTTCCACTTTCGAGGTTTTTCCCAAGATGAATTTTACTCGGGGAGGGTTTTAATGAGGCTGGACGCTACAACCTCCACATAAATGTTAGTACGATGCAATTCATTTTCTAGTTCGATCTATTTCCGTTGTCAATATTTCTATATCTACTTAACAAACAACAAACGACCAAACCATAAATACGATCACATATTAAATGTTTCAAACAAAAGAAACTGAGCTTCATACTCGGGAATTGTCCAACGAATCTACTAAACAAAACCGATACTATTGGCAATAGCAGCAATAttcaaataaacaaaataaatgaccACAACTATATATCACAATCAGTCACCTTTATCACCCATGTTCGAACTCTCACTCTCTTTCTCCGCCATAgcatcatcataaaccaattcatAATTTACAACAACTTTTGTGGTATCAAGCTTCAAAACGTCTGCCTCTGGAAGCAGAACTTTGACCTGAGAAACAGCTCGGTCAAAACCCTGAGCAAACGTCTCATATACCTCGGCCTCCAACTCCTTGACCCGAGCAACCAGTTGGTCATTCTCATTCCTTACCGTCTTAACTTCCTCTTCAGAAGAAAGCTGGAAACGCCTTCTCTCAACAAGCTCTGCCTCCTTCTATTTTAGATAAGAAGAAAGTTCAACAAtcactttctctttttcctcaacAGCATTCGACAGCTCAACAATACTTGCCGCATCCTTCTTATTCTTCTCGAAGGCAAGCTCCTGCGTCCGACCAACAGCAACAAGGCGAGCACCAATAACCTATGAGCactaaatactaaacaaatggtaaaaatcaaaatacaatccaaacGAAGACATACCTGCAGAAAGCGGCTTGTGCCTATATTGCCGACTTCACCAATCATTTTTGCATCTTCAGGAAACCGACAGAACTCGTCAGCCAGAGTGGTAAAAGGGAATAATCTCTAGAGCGACTTAGCATGATCGTCCTCAAGATACTGATGTAGTCGCTTTTGAGATTCATACGTCGACTCCACCAGTTGCAAACTCGCATATTCCTCATCTTTCATCTCAATTACCTCGGCCACTTTCCCTTTTGGCTGTCCCATTTTCTGTTTTCCTTTAGGATTTGGCTCAGATTGCACAACCCCTACACCTATGTCCTTATCAACATTAGTGGTCGacccttctttctcattttttctttttggtttaagaAGGATTTCAGACCAGCAGTGGTGATGGTTGGGGCCTTCTCAGCTGAAAAATGAAAGAGCTGCCATCAGAATCATAAGAcaaaatacaacaaaaaagttGCCAATCTAAATTACCTATGTAATCCAAAACTGCTTGTTTATAAGTATCACACTTCAACAATTCAATAATGGACAACAACTCTCTCGATTCCAACATTTCAAAAAGAAACCATAACAATATCATCATGAGAAAGTCTATCATCAATATCCAAAACCTGTACAGGCTCCGCACACCATGAGAGAGGGAAACTCTCTTCCAAAAACTCATTCACATAGAACGGAAACTCCTCTTCTACACTCCTGACTTTGACAAACATGTTCTTAAGGTCCTTAAATGATGACTTATTCAAAGCAAAGACTAACCGACTAGGATGACTCCTCAAATTTACCTACAAACCATGCCCGACCCCCTTAGcctgaaataaagaaaaaaaataacctaAGAGACGGAGGATGCTCTAACACCTCCATCAATACTTTGAAAGCTCTAACAAAACCCCAGGATTTTGAGTGCACCTGAGTTGGGACACAATTTAGCCAATATAAAACACCACATTCAAACTCTGTAAAGGGTAACCTGACACCTAACTCTGTAAACAAGCAACAATACATGTAGAAGTAAGACCAGTCAAAAAATTTATCACAAATACGATCATCCTCTCCACAAGGTAACAATTGTATTCTTATTTGACTACCATCCCTAACCTACACATCCGAACCTAACTTCATCACTGATTCACCATCATCAAACCGAGAGGCGCAATTCTTCACCCTAACGTCAACCTAACTATACAGGTCGCTCTCGGCATTCACCAAATTACCTTTACCCATTTTGAACACAAAAAACCAAAGAAATAGAAGACACAAACGAAATTCAACACTCACATTTCTTACTCATTCTCTGAAAAAACGGAGGAGTTACGTTCACAATGTCTACAAGGATGAGAAGCAAGGAGAAAAATAGAAATGCACTTAATACATgcaaagaagctaaaacagtTACCAACAAGCTGTTTCAAATCTCAGCCATTCAAAAAATACACCCGCTTCATATATCAACCCAACGGTCAAGGGCACACTGAAATCTGCGCCACGTTTCACATCAATCAATCCACTAGGCGTAGAAAACCAGACGTTCATTAATTACAAGACGTTTTTCATTCTGCACAAAACCGAGATGAGTTTGGGGGCTAAGGTATACCGACAACACAAAAAATCTATAGCCAAGGTATACGCACAACTAAAGCTCGCCTTTGTTTTCTTCGGTACAAGGCAAGCTTGAGGGCTATGATACGTACCCTATACCTCGGCCTAACCATTAAAACAATAACAAACCTTATAACTTGGCAACAAAAAAGATAAGATCGGTTATGTAGAGTGTGGGTCAAAGCCATTACTCTGAAAGACATCCTCGATTCTACCCGGAATCTTGGCCATACTCCAAAACTAACCAAATATTCATCTATATAAACGAGCAAATAACCACAACATAGCCAGATTCTTTGCGACTTACTTTAAATACTTATTAAACACACCTTTAAGATTCACTTATAACTTGAGCGTCGGAATATTTTTTGTAGGTATTTTTGCTGTGGTGTTCAAGTCAAGTCGACATATAGTTCTCCTAACCAAGCAACACACTGCTCGAAGGAGTCACTATAGTTCGGCCATCTTCACGAAGACAAAACAAAAATGTtataaaccaaattaaaatttagcataaatattaaaaattaaaataatattttactctaaatattattattttatcgaTAGAAACTAATTAAAGCTTTTTTTCCCGGTGGAAAATATTGACTTGTTTGATCATTTTATTCTAATGGGTCCATATGTTCCTTCAATTCAACTATTCAAGTGCTATGTTGGAAAATTGATTTTACTTGCCATTCTACGCAAGAATTGAATTACAcctttgattttgatatatagGCGAAGAGGAAGGAACAATTGAAaagatgaagagaaaaagaaggcAATTAGTTATTAGTAACAAGATTAGAATTAATATAgtatcatttttaatttaattatgaattactCGTACACAATTCTTCTGAGAGTCAGATGAGAACGTTGGACTTGAAGGACGTTATTCCCTTAAACATTAAAAATGTTTTCTAaaagcttattattattattattattattattatggctaAATACGATTTTGATTTCTAAAGTATTGAtcggaattttttttttaattttcaacctttttttacatacaaaattattttaaagtttaatttagttttaaaatcgtctttacCTTAAGAACCAAAATCATACAAAAGTAGTGGCGGAAATGGAAGCGGAAGTGAATCGTGaacaacttcttcttctttttctttccttttctcttcttctttctgttCTCTTTTGCAAGAACAGAAACactctctttctcttattttttttttaactttataattttttatgagtaATTCGgttcaaaattttaagatttaaataaaaatgataattttaaaaCTTGATTTTATTAAACTTTAGGGATGATTTTGCATACAATAAAAGATTagagacgaaaaaaattttcgacttataccttaaagaccaaaatcgtacttaactattattattattattattattattattattattattaaaaggtGATACGATAAGCATGTACACCGACACACACTAGCTTTAATCACGAAATGTGGGTGACACCACATTGCATGCATCCATAGCTTTTTGTCACTTACTGGATtatatatttcattatttaatttCATGATAGTAGCTTCCACCATATATGCATTCTTGCTGTTAAATAAGCATTTAGGACCATAGAGAGAGTTTGGGTTTctcctaattaattttattttttaaataaaaaaactcaacAGAATATGATAAAGCAAGTAGACAcagcaaccaaaaaaaaaaaaaattagaacataAAACTTATCATcagtttttatgttattttcgataTTATCATCAACATCGATTGGGTGACATTACTCAATTCTTTGTAGTTCTTAGACGATCTTCAGTAAAGAACTCATTCCAGTCTCTATTTATGGCTTacatgtcataaaaagtaactcaaCATCAGCTTTTAcatcataaacaataaataaaaactcaaagaatctctctcttctccattaaaAGAAACTAATTTTAATCTCTATTGTGtttcacttaattaattaattaaagtaattagaattaatataattattatttttttataataatattatttaaatttataaattcaaaataatttaatattataaaatattaaaataaataacttaaatttgattagtattttaaattttataaataaaaataaataatctaactaaaaattattttataatatgtaaaaat
Coding sequences:
- the LOC112736338 gene encoding probable pectate lyase 5, with the protein product MMISRSILFSLVFLVFSFLIPTFISSSPLQDPELVVQEVNRQINASIARRSLLASDRRNLGYLSCGSGNPIDDCWRCDPNWEQNRQKLADCAIGFGKNAIGGRDGKIYVVDDSEDDDPVNPKPGTLRHAVIQDEPLWIIFARDMVIRLKEELIMNSYKTIDGRGASVHIANGPCITIQYVTNVIIHGINIHDCKQGGNAMVRDSPRHYGWRTVSDGDGVSIFGGAHIWVDHCSLSNCNDGLIDAIHGSTAITISNNYMTHHDKVMLLGHSDEYTQDKNMQVTIAFNHFGEGLVQRMPRCRLGYFHVVNNDYTHWEMYAIGGSANPTINSQGNRFVAPNDRFSKEVTKHEDAAESEWKNWNWRSEGDMLVNGAFFTASGAGASSSYARASSLSARPSSLVASITTSSGALLCKKGSPC